One Mycolicibacterium sp. TUM20985 genomic window, AGAGCGTGACGTCGGCCGACTCGGTCTCCGGCTGGTCGGTTCGTCGCGTGGACACCGACTCGCTGCTACTCGGCAGACGTTCACGCATCGGCATGCCGGGTGAGCTGCTGTTCACCAGGCGCCCCGAGGGAATGGTCTTCGCCACGTTCGTTCAGCATCGGACTGCGGTCACCCGTCCGCTGTGGGCGTCGGTGAAGTCCGGCCACGTTCGTACCGTGCGGGCCCTCTTGGAGAGGGCCGCTCGCGCCGCGAGCGACGAGGTCAGGGCGTCGGCGGGAACGGACTGAGCGGCGGCGCAGGGGCAGGCGCGGGCGCCGCAACCGGATCGACCGGCCGTAGCGGCACGTTCGGACCGGGGGCCTGAGCGGGGATGGGCGTGTTCATCCCACGCTGGGCGACGCCCAACAGCAGGGCCTCCTTGCCGCTGATCTCCTGGTTCTGCACGGCGTGCCACAGGTCCCTGAGGTAACTCACGTTCGGTGACTCGCCGGCCACCACACTGGGGTCCATCGTCGAACCCGGGGGCAGGGCATCCGGGCTGGCGAGGTGGGGGACGCCATTCGGGGGCACCGGTGGGGCGTCGGGGCCTGCGGCCTGGACGGTGATCTCGGAGTCGGGGGCCGGCGCAGGGGCGGGCAGGACCGTGACGGGTGCCGGGGGCGGCGGAACGGGGTCGACGGGGTCCGCGCCCGCCGGTGCGGCCACGCCCACGAGGGCCAGGAACAAACCCGATGCGCAGCCCGCTACCGCTGCCGCGTGCTTGACGGTGTTCGCCTTCATCTGCCGACCCTCTCTCCTGTGACCTCAGGGACTGATGGTGCTAGTGGGTGCATCAAGAATCACCCCATTTTCGTTACACGGCAATCCCCGATCATTTGTTTAACGAAGGTCTAATGATCGGCGAGAACACGTTCTACTCGTGAGTTTCCGAAACCGGCCGCGAGGCCCCCGATCTGTGGTGTAGCAATGCCATATCCCACTAGATCGCGTCGTCGTCAGGAGTTCTTCAGACATGCCGGACACCGTTGCCAGCCCCAACCTCCCGTCCGGTTTCGACTTCACCGACCCCGACATCTACGCGGAGCGCTTGCCGGTCGAGGAACTTGCCGAGATGCGCAAGGTCGCGCCCATCTGGTGGAACGAACAACCCCACGACGTCGGTGGCTTCGGTGACGGTGGGTTCTGGGTGGTCAGCAAGCACAAGGACGTAAAGGAGGTCTCGCGGCGCAGCGACGTCTTCTCCAGTCTCGAGAAGACCGCCCTACCGCGATATGCCGACGGCACCGTCGAAGGTCAGATCGAGACGGGCAAGTTCGTCCTGCTCAACATGGACGCGCCGCACCACACGCATCTGCGCAAGATCATCTCGCGCGCGTTCACACCCCGAGCGATCGAACTGCTCCGCGCCGACCTGGCCGTGCGCGCGCGAGAGATCGCGGACAGGGCTGCGGCGCTGGGGTCCGGCGACTTCGTCGAAGAGGTGTCCTGTGAGCTCCCGCTGCAGGCCATCGCCGGACTGATGGGCGTTCCCCAGGAAGACCGGATGAAGCTCTTCCACTGGTCCAACCAGATGGTGGGCGACATGGACCCGGAGTTCGCCAACAACGATGCGATCAGCGCCTCGGTCGAACTCATCACCTACGGCATGCAGCTGGCCGCCGAGCGCGCCGACAAGCCCGGTGAGGACCTCGTCACCAAGCTCGTGCACGCCGACGTCGAGGGCCACAAGCTGTCCGATGATGAACTCGGCTTCTTCGTGATCCTGTTGGCGGTGGCCGGCAACGAGACCACGCGCAACTCGATCACCCAGGGCATGATGGCGTTCACCGACTTCCCCGACCAGTGGGAGCTGTTCAAGCGGGAACGTCCGGCCACCACCGCCGACGAGATCGTCCGGTGGGCCACCCCGGTCACATCGTTCCAGCGCACCGCGCTCGAGGACACCGAGTTGGCCGGCGTGCAGATCAAGAAGGGCCAGCGGGTGGTGATGATGTACCGGTCGGCCAACTTCGACGAGGACGTCTTCGACGACCCGTACACGTTCGACATCATGCGTGACCCCAACCCCCACGTGGGTTTTGGCGGCACCGGGGCGCACTACTGCATCGGTACCAACCTGGCGCGGATGACCATCGACCTGATGTTCAACGCGATCGCCGATGCCATGCCCGACATCACCTCGCTCGCCAAGCCCGAACGACTTCGGTCGGGCTGGCTCAACGGCATCAAGCACTGGCAGGTCGACTACACCGGGACGTCGGCCGCTACGTGACCTCGTAGTCGAAGATCGAGCGCCAATAGTCCTCGGGAATCTCGGCGCCCGATTTCAGCACCTTGGCCAGGCCCGCTGCCATCGCGATGCCCAACAGGCCCAACCACAGTCCGGCCAGCGCGATGACGAGCCACAGGACGGTGGTGACGGCGGGCCACGGGGACACCACGGCCAGCGCAGGCGCGAAGAAGAAACCCAGCCCGATGTACCACGCCGAGCCGGCCCGATCGGACGTCATCACCCACCGGAGCCAGCCGGGGATGGGTGGCGGTGCGGGCGGGGCGTGCCGACGGTGAGGCATGCCTCCACGGTGCGCTCGCGAGGTAGTCCTCGCAATTACCCGTGACGTAGTGGAATGGCGTGCAGCCGCGGTCCAGACTGGTGGGGTGACGACGGCAGAGGCGCAGACTCCCCCGTTCGGCACTCTGATGCGCCAGTGGCGCCGTCGGCGCCGGATCAGTCAGCTCGACCTGGCGATCGAAGCCGACGTGTCGTCGCGCCACGTCAGCTTCATCGAGACCGGCCGCTCCTCTCCCAGCCGGGCCATGGTGCTGAGGCTGGCGGCGGTGCTCGACGTGCCGCCCCGCGAGCAGAACCAGATGCTGTTGGCGGCGGGGCTCGCTCCGGTGTTCGCCGAGCGGTCGCTCGACCATCCCGACATGGCTCCCGTGCGCGACGGCCTCGACAAGGTGCTCGCGGCCTACGAGCCGTATCCGTGCCTGGCCGTCGACCGCGGCTGGAACATCGTCGCGGCCAACGCCGGAGCAGGGCTGCTGCTGCAGGGGGTCGCGCCGCACCTAATGAATCCGTCGAACGCCCTGCGGATCTCGCTGCACCCCGACGGTTTGGCCCCGCGGATCCGCAACCTCGCGCAGTGGCGCCACCACGTCATCGGCCGGCTGCGCCGAGAGGTGGACGTCAGCGGTTCGGCGGTGTTGACGGATCTACTGACCGAAATCGCCTCCTACCCAGGGGGTCTCGATGACGGCCACGACTTCGGCGGGGTGGTCGTCCCGCTGGAACTGGAGAACGCCGACGGGTCGGTCCTGAGGTTCCTCAGCACGGTGACGACCTTCGGCACAGCGCTCGATCTGACCGCTGCGGAGTTGAGCATCGAGGCGTTCCTGCCTGCCGATGGCGTGACGGCAGCGGCACTGCGCTGACGGCCAGCGCGAGTTGCGACAGGTAAGACCACTTGACCTCTGGCCATCAGCCTGCCATGGTGGGCGGATGGCCCTGCAACCCGTCAATCGTCGATCGGTACCCGAAGACGTCTTCCAGCAGATCGTCGCGGAGGTGCTCAGCGGCGACATGCAACCCGGTGACGTGCTGCCCAGTGAGCGGCGTCTGGCCGAGGTGCTCGGCGTGTCCCGGCCCGCCGTGCGTGAGGCCCTCAAGCGACTCACCGAGGCCGGCCTCGTCGAAGTGCGCCAAGGAGATTCGACCACCGTCCGCGACTTCCGCCGCCACGCCGGGCTTGACCTCCTCCCCCGATTGCTGTTCCGCGCCGGCGAGGTCGACGTCACCGTCGTGCGCAGCATCCTCGAGACCCGGCTGCACAACGGACCCAAGATCGCCGAACTCGCCGCGCTGAGGCGACGGCCCGACCTCGCCGAGCTCCTCGAGGCCTCGATCGACGCCCTCGCCGCCGAACCCGATCCCGTCGAACGCCAGCGGCACGCGCTGACGTTCTGGGATCACGTCGTCGACGGGGCGGACTCCATCGCATTTCGGTTGATGTACAACACACTTCGCGCCACCTACGAACCCGCACTCCCCGCGCTGGCCGTCATGATGGCCGACGAGGTGGGTCGGCCCGATGCCTACCGGGCCATCGCCGAGGCGATCCGCGACGGTGATCCGTCGGCGGCGGAAGGGGCTGCCCGAGCACTGCTCGAGCCAGCGACCGCGGCACTGCTCGGCGTCCTCGATGAACTGGCGGCCGACTCGTGAGCACCACGGGCCGGCGCGGCTTCTCGCTCGCCGATGCCGGGCGGGAGTTCCTTGGACACCCGTCGCCCTGGCTGATCGGGGCCACTCTGGCCGGCGCACTGGCCGCCAGGGTCGTCGCCGGAGACTGGCAGCTCACCGACGCGTTGGTGCCGCTGGCGATGCTGGCGATGTTCCCGTTCTTCGAGTGGCTGGTCCACGTCGTCGTCCTGCATTGGCGCCCAAGACGTCTCGGCCCCCTCACCGTCGACCCGTTGCTGGCGCGCAAGCACCGCGAGCATCACGTCGACCCGCGCGACGTGCCGCTGATCTTCATTCCCTGGCGGGCCCTGCTGTGGATCCTGCCCGGGGCCATCGCGATTGCGCTGCTGGCGTTCCCGCGGACGGGCCTCGGGCTGACGTACCTGGTGTTCCTCGGCATGCTCGGTCTGGTCTACGAGTGGTGCCACTACCTGATCCACAGCGACTACAAGCCTGCGTCGCGCGCCTATCGCGCGGTCTGGCGCAACCATCGCCAGCATCACTACAAGAACGAGCACTATTGGTTCACGGTCACCAGTGCAGGCACCGCAGACCGGGTGCTGGGGACCTACCCCGATGCGGCCGCCATCGCGTCCTCACCGACCGCGAAGAACCTCCACGCGGTTACGACTGGACGATGATCGGATCGCCGATGCTGACCTGGTCGTAGTACCACCCGGCATTGTCGGGACTCAGGTTGATGCAGCCGTGGCTGACGTTCGAATTACCTTGTGACGCCACCGACCACGGCGCTGCGTGCACGTAGACACCGCCCCACGTGACCCGCACCGCGTCGTACACCGTCAGTTTGTAGCCCTCCGGGTCGCTCAGCGGGATGCCGATGGTCCGGGAATCCATGATGACCGGGGACTGCTTCTCCAGGGCGGTGAACGACCCGACCGGCGTGGTGTGCTTGGGCTTGCCCATCGAGGCGGGCATCGAGCGGGCCACCTGGCCGTCGATGCTCACCGTGAACGTGTGGGCGTCGATGTCGGCGACGCCGACGACCGACGCCCCGGCCTCGAAGCTGGTCTTCGCCCCGCCCACGGACAGGGCGATCGTCGAATGCGCCGGCCAGTATGAGCTCGGGTTCCATTGCAGTACATCGTTCTTCAGCCACACGAAGTTGCCCTGCGGGGCGTTCGCGGACGTCACGGCGAAGGACCGCTCGGCGGCGACGCGGTCGGCGACGGGCCCGGCGAACGTCACCGTCACCGGCATCGCCACCCCGACGACCTGTCCCGGGGCGGGCGAGATGTTCGCGACCGCCGCCGGTCCCGGAGCGGCGGCGAGGCCATGACCCGTCGAACTCACCAGCAGGAGGGTTGCCATGCCCGCTACCGAGAACACCTGACGCAGCGCATTACGCAATGGACCAACCTCCGAGTGACGGGCTTGCATGAATACTAGTTCGCTTCTCGAGTGCTAAGCGTTAGCCGGCCGTGGGCGAGCCACCGCGAGGAGCACGTAGCCCAGGCCCAGGAAACCCGCCGCGAGCACGGTGACGTTCATCGCGACTGCTGCCAGTCCGACGCTGCCGGGGTCGAGGAAGTAGTACGGCACCCGGCGACCCGCCCGGTTCAGCACGACCAACGCCAGGCCAAGGTAGGCGGCCGGATAGGCCAGCCAGACGAATGGTTGCCACCACTTCGTGGCGCCCGCTCCCCGGCCGATCAGCATCCAGTCGGCGACGGCGAGGATCGGGACGACGACGTGCAGCAGGAAGTTGGCGGGTGTGTAACCCATGCTGCGGTCGGTCAGCAGCAGATTCCAGACGACCCCCGCGACGACGACGTAGAGCACGACCGCCCCCCGAAGACCGGTGCGCGCGTCGGCCCGCCGGGAGAACAGCGTCCAGGCGTAGTACGCGGCGGCCAAGATATTCGCCTGATACGTGAAGGTGATCAGCCGCCAGCCCACCCCCGACCGCGAGGTCAGTTCGACGGCGATCAGGGCGAGTGCGACGGCGAGGATGATCGTCGCGCGCAGCGACACGCGCAGGACGGCACGGGCAGTGGGGGCTGGTGACGTCAAGCTAGCCCGGCCCGGGCGTCAGCTTCTCTTTGATGCGCGTCAGGATGCCCGGCTTCTTCGTCGGGACCGGCGGCACGTACGCGGGTGCGACGGAGGGCGGCAGCGGCGTTCCGGCCAACGGAGGTGCGAGCGCTGGATCCACCGGCGGGGCGAGACCCGGGGCGACGGGAACGGCGTCCGCGGGAGCCTGTTCGACGTAGGGCGCCTCGGCCGGGGTGTCCGCGACGGCGACCGGCGGCTCTTCGTATAGGGGCGGGAGTGCCTCCGGCGGAGGTGGTGGCGGCGCTGCCTCGACGACGGGGGCGGCCGGGATGGCGGCGGGGGGTGGCAGTGCCGGCGGAACGGCCCGGACCACGTCGGCCGGCTCGACCTTCGCGGCCGGGGCGGGGCTGGGCTGGGCCGTGCGGGGCGGGGACAGCTGCAGGCTGACCGCAATGGAGACCGACACGACGAAGGTCACCACGCCTACGGCCAGCATCGCCACCGGGCCCACGCTCGTCAGCGTCCGGCGACGCGCGCCGAACGCGCGGCCCTGGCCCGAGTCGTGGCGCGCGTCGACGACGAAGCCGTCACCGTCGAACAGGCCGAACGGCATGTCGTTACTCTGCGCCGATGCCAGCGCGGCGCCGCGGGCGAGCGCCAACTTCGCCTCCTCGGGCGCGAACACCGGTACCGACAGCGCGTCCTCGAGCCGGTCGAGGATGGGCTCCAGGTGACCCGCCGAACCGACCACGACCAGCGCTTCGGGCGCCCAGTCGGCGCGAGCGAAGATCGTGCTCAACCAGCTGATCAGGGCGTCATCGGAGTCGATGGTGTGGTTGAACGCCGTCTGCACCGCGCCGTCGCTGGTGTTGACGATCAGCGAGATGACCGACTCCGGTTCGACGACGCAGACCGCCGTCGTCGGGTAGCCCAGGACCTCCGCGATGCCGCGGGCCAGCGCTTCGGTGGCCTCCGGCATCCGAATGGCCACCACGTTGTCGAAACCGGACTCCGAGAGCGACTCCATCAGCATCGACGCCTGCTCATCGGCGTCCTCGCTCCACGTCACGCCGATCGAGTGCAGTCGCAGTCCGCGTGTGGCGGCCATGGCCTCGGTCCGCAGCACCGCGGCCGTGGCCTGCTCGGAGGTGATGGTGCGGTCGTCGCCGACTGCGAAGGAGTCGCGATCCATCGTCGCGCCGTCGGCGTCCTGGCCCTCGACGAGAACCAGACCGACGGACGTCGGAGTCATCGACAAGCCGAGGACCGCGTCCACATGTACCCCTTCGGAGCCACGAGGCGGCCACACTCGGGCAGCACCAGCGTGGAGAACCATTGCGAGCGACCTTACCCGTCGGTCCGACGGTGGGCGCGTCGGGGACGACGAACCCCTTCCATTTGGTGTAGGACGCGCTCTACCTCTTCTCCGTCGGCATCGGGACGTCGATGTCGGGGGCGTGCACTGACCAAAGCGCAGGCCTTGCCCGAAATGTGACCTGTCGTAAACCGAATCCGCCCTCCGGTCGCGCCATGATGAGGACGCGCGAACGAAGGAGGACTCATGTCGGCAACGGCACTTCTGGTGGACGTCGAGACTGCGCCGCTCGACGAGCAGGGCGTGGTCTCCGTACATCTCCTCGGGGTGGGCAACACCGCGGCCAGGTGCTCTTGCGGATGGGCCGGACGGCGTCGACTTCTCAGGGCCGCCGCCAAGCAGGATGCCTGGGCGCATGCGATGCGGGACCGGTGCTCGGTGTCGTCACCGCTGGTGTTCGCCTGGTGAACCGGTGAGGATCTCCGCCAGCAGCGCAGGTTCCACGTTGCCGCCGGAGACGATGACGACCGTCGGCCCCGGCGGGGTCGGACCTCGGCGGTAGGCGGCCAATGCCGTGGCGCCACTGGGCTCGGCCACCAGGTGCGCGCGCAGGGCAATGTCGCGGACGGCATCGCGAATGTCGTTCTCGGACACGGTGATCACGCCGTCGAGAAGCTTCTGTACGTGAGCGAACGTCAGCTGCGAGGGCTGTGAGCGAAGCCCGTCGGCGATCGTGCGATTGCGGTCGGCGATCGACCAGTCGACCCGGTGGCCCGCGGCGAGTCCCGCGGCGGTGTCACCTGCGAGTTCCGGTTCCGCGCCGATGACCTTGGCCCGCGGTGCGAGTGCCTTGACCGCGGTGCCGATGCCCGACGCCAGGCCCGCGCCGCTGACCGGGACGATGACGTTGGCCACGTCGGGCAGGTCCTCGACGATCTCCAGTCCGATGGTGCCCTGGCCGGCGATGACGTCGGGGTGGTCGAACGGCGGGATCAGGACCCCGCCCGTGCGCGCGACCACCTCGTCGGCGACCCGCTCGCGTTCGCCGGCGGCGCACAGCACCACCTCCGCGCCGTGGCTTCGCGTCGCGGCGATCTTGACCAGGGGCGTCTCCTCGGGCATGACGATCGACGCGCTGATCCCGTACTTCGCGGCGGCGTAGGCGACGGCCTGCGCGTGGTTGCCGCTCGAGTAGGCGACCACTCCGCTGGCGCGGGTGGCCTCGTCGAGCCGGGCGATCGCGTTGAACGCGCCACGGACCTTGAAGGCGCCGATCGCCTGCAGGTTCTCCGGTTTGAGCCACAGCGGGCGGTCGGGATCACCCCACGGCGCAGGGATCAGGGGCGTGCGGACCACCGAGCCGCGGATCCGTTCGGCGGCGGCACGGATGTCGTCGAGGGTGACCAGTCGCATGGTGTCAGTCTGTCAGCCGACCCGGGGCTGCAAGGGTGTCGGTGTGACCGATGCGTTCTCCCTGCCGATCGTGCCCCGCTACGCCGAAGTCGACCAACAGGGCGTGGTGTTCAACGGGCATTACCTGACGTGGTTCGACGAGGCGTCCACCGCCTTCTTCGACTACCTCGGCCTGCCGTTCACCGAGTTCGCCGCGTGGGGGCTCGACGTGCAGGTGGTGCACGCCGACGTCGACTTCCTGGCACCCGTCCGCTGGCGGGATGCCGTCCGCGTCGAAACCCGTTGCGCCGCGACCGGAACGACGAGTTTCACCCTGCGGTTCGACGTGCTCCGTCGCCGCCGGGACGGAGCGGACGTCGTGGCGGTGCGCGGACGGAACGTGTACGTCGTCGTATCGACCGACGACTGGACCAAGCGCGAGATTCCCACCGGTCTGCGGGCCGCCTTGACTTCCGTTGCGGGTCAAGGCCGCAACGCAGTGGACGACGGTGTCGAGAAAGGTACTGTCACCCCATGAGCCACGATCACGGGCCACACCGCGAACTTCCGCCGGGGATGGCTGAGCAGCTGGACCTGCCGTACGCGGGCCTTGCGACGTTCGGCCACCGACCCTTCCTCACCGAGCTCGAGCAACTCGATTCATGGCAGCCCGACGTCGCCATCGTCGGGGCCCCGTTCGACGTCGGCACGACGAATCGGCCCGGCGCGCGCTACGGCCCGCGGGCCATCCGTGCCACCGCCTACGAGCCGGGCACCTATCACATGGACCTCGGCCTGGAGATCTTCGATTGGCTCGAGGTCGTCGACTTCGGCGACGCGTACTGCCCGCACGGTCAGACCGAGGTGTCGCACGCCAACATCAAGGAGCGCGTCGCGGCGGTGGCCTCCCGCGGCATCGTGCCCGTCGTCCTCGGCGGCGACCACTCGATCACGTGGCCGTCGGCGACCGCGGTGGCCGACGTGCACGGATACGGCAACGTGGGCATCGTGCACTTCGACGCGCACGCCGACACGGCCGACATCATCGAGGGCAACCTCGCCAGCCACGGCACTCCGATGCGGCGCCTGATCGAGTCGGGCGCCGTCCCCGGAACCCACTTCGTCCAGGTCGGATTGCGCGGGTACTGGCCGCCGCAGGACACGTTCGAGTGGATGCAGGAGCAGGGCATGGTGTGGCACACCATGCAGGAGATCTGGGAGCGCGGGTTCAAGGCGGTCATGGTCGACGCCGTCGGCGAGGCCCTCGCCAAGGCGGACAAGCTGTACCTGTCCGTCGACATCGACGTGCTCGATCCGGCGCATGCGCCCGGCACGGGAACCCCCGAACCGGGGGGCATCACCAGCGTCGACCTGCTCCGGATGGTGCGCCAGCTCTGCTACGAGCACGACGTCGCGGGGGTGGACGTCGTCGAGGTCTCCCCCGCCTATGACCATGCCGAGCTCACGGTGAATGCCGCGCACCGGGTGGTGTTCGAAGCTCTCGCGGGCATGGCCGCCAGGCGGCGCGACGCCGCCGGCGCCGAGATGGGCCCGCCCGGTCGACGACCGCCGTCATGAGCTGCCGCGTCAGCTCTTGACGAGGGTGAACTGGCAGACGTCGGTGTAACCCTTCGCGAACAGCTCTGCGCAACCGGTCAGGTACCGCATGTAGCGGTCGTAGACCTCTTCGGACTGGATCGCGACCGCTTCGTCGCGGCGGGCCTCCAGTGCCGCCGCCCAGATCTCCAGCGTGCGCGCGTAGTGCAACTGCAGAGGCTGTACGCGCTCCACCTTGAAGCCGGCCTTCTCGGCGTGCTGCTTGACGGCGACGACCTGGGGAAGGTCTCCGCCGGGGAAGATCTCGTCCATGATGAACTTGAAGAACCTGATCTTCGTCATGGTCAGCGGCAGGGCGCGATCCTTGAACTGCTCGTCGCTGGGCTTGACGATGGTGTGCAGCATCATCACGCCGTCGGCGGGCAATGCCTCATAGGCCATTTGGAAGAAGTCGTCGTAGCGGTCGCGGCCGAAGTGCTCGAAGGCGCCGATCGACACGATCCGGTCGACCTTGTCGCCGAACTGCTCCCAGCCCTCGAGCCGGACCTCTTTGCTCCGCGGGCTTTCCGACTGTGCGAGAAGGTCTTTCACGTGAGCCTGCTGGTTCTTGCTCAGCGTGAGGCCGATGACGTTGACGTCGTAGCGCTCCACGGCTCGCTTGACGGTGGCACCCCAGCCGCAACCGACGTCCAGCAGCGTCATCCCCGGCTGCAATCCGAGCTTGCCGAGGGACAGATCGATCTTCGCGATCTGCGCCTCTTCGAGCGTCATGTCGTCGCGCTCGAAGTAGGCACAGCTGTAGGTCTGGGTGGGATCCAGGAACAGGCGGAAGAAGTCGTCGGACAGGTCGTAGTGAGCCTGCACGTCGTCGAAGTGCGGCTTCAGGTTCTTGGTGTCATTCTTGGTCTCTGGCAAGATTCAACCTTCGGCTACTCGTTGGTTTCGTCGACGGCTCCACACGTGCTGGAGAGCCTCTCCGTACGTCCGCGCAATTCCCGCAGACTACCCGACCCCCGAAGTCGACAGCCAATCGGTGAACCGCCGTCCGTTTGCTGGCCGTCCTGCCCGCCACCCACCCGAAGTGGGCCGGCGGCCGTCGTTCACGTCAGTGGGCGGGTGGCGGTACACGTTGATCCGACTCGGGTCGAGCAGGTCCGGCGAAACCGCGAAGTCAAGGCAGCCCGGAGCCGCCCGAGCCTGCCGGACGACGTCGACGCAACCGGCCAAATAGGCGTTGCGATCCCCCGGCGCGACGGTCAGATGTCCGGCGACGATCACGCCGTCGGCGTCGTTCGAACCCATGGGGCTCCCCTTCTGTCAGCGATCAGTTCTCCCGCGGCAGGAGTTCCGCCGCGAAGCGGTCGATGAACGCGTCGGTGCTGCCGCTCCCGGCCGGCCGGATGACGAACTTCGTCAGTCCGGCCGCCAGATAGCCGTCGATCATGCGGTGCAGTCGCGGCCATCCGTCGGCGATCAGCTCGGTCGGGTCGACGTCGGGACGACGGTGGCGGATCGCGGCGAGCGCGTCGTCGGGCAGCCCGCCGTCCGCCACGGCCACGTTGATCCCGTAGTGGTCGGGTTCGACGGCGCGCCCAGCCTCCGCAGCGGCGGCCTCGATGAGCTCACGCCCGCGTCGTGCCTCGTCAGGGGTGAGGAAGCTCCCCAGCCAGCCGTCGGCGAGCCTGCCGATGCGACGGAACGCAGCGGGGGCGGAACCGCCCAACCAGATGTCGAGTGGTTTCGCCGAGTGCGGTCCGACCGCGATCGAGGTCGCCGTGAAGAAGTCGCCGGCGAAGTGGGCGCCGTCGCCGGCCAGCGCCATCTTCAGGAGCCGCAGCGATTCGTCGAAGACCGCGGCGCGCTGCCCGTCGGGAACGACGAAGACGTCACGCTCTGCGGGCAGGGCGGAACGCAGGCCGAAGACCGGCAGGACGCGCTTGGGCGCCAGCGCC contains:
- a CDS encoding cytochrome P450, coding for MPDTVASPNLPSGFDFTDPDIYAERLPVEELAEMRKVAPIWWNEQPHDVGGFGDGGFWVVSKHKDVKEVSRRSDVFSSLEKTALPRYADGTVEGQIETGKFVLLNMDAPHHTHLRKIISRAFTPRAIELLRADLAVRAREIADRAAALGSGDFVEEVSCELPLQAIAGLMGVPQEDRMKLFHWSNQMVGDMDPEFANNDAISASVELITYGMQLAAERADKPGEDLVTKLVHADVEGHKLSDDELGFFVILLAVAGNETTRNSITQGMMAFTDFPDQWELFKRERPATTADEIVRWATPVTSFQRTALEDTELAGVQIKKGQRVVMMYRSANFDEDVFDDPYTFDIMRDPNPHVGFGGTGAHYCIGTNLARMTIDLMFNAIADAMPDITSLAKPERLRSGWLNGIKHWQVDYTGTSAAT
- a CDS encoding helix-turn-helix transcriptional regulator gives rise to the protein MRQWRRRRRISQLDLAIEADVSSRHVSFIETGRSSPSRAMVLRLAAVLDVPPREQNQMLLAAGLAPVFAERSLDHPDMAPVRDGLDKVLAAYEPYPCLAVDRGWNIVAANAGAGLLLQGVAPHLMNPSNALRISLHPDGLAPRIRNLAQWRHHVIGRLRREVDVSGSAVLTDLLTEIASYPGGLDDGHDFGGVVVPLELENADGSVLRFLSTVTTFGTALDLTAAELSIEAFLPADGVTAAALR
- a CDS encoding FadR/GntR family transcriptional regulator, coding for MALQPVNRRSVPEDVFQQIVAEVLSGDMQPGDVLPSERRLAEVLGVSRPAVREALKRLTEAGLVEVRQGDSTTVRDFRRHAGLDLLPRLLFRAGEVDVTVVRSILETRLHNGPKIAELAALRRRPDLAELLEASIDALAAEPDPVERQRHALTFWDHVVDGADSIAFRLMYNTLRATYEPALPALAVMMADEVGRPDAYRAIAEAIRDGDPSAAEGAARALLEPATAALLGVLDELAADS
- a CDS encoding sterol desaturase family protein; the protein is MSTTGRRGFSLADAGREFLGHPSPWLIGATLAGALAARVVAGDWQLTDALVPLAMLAMFPFFEWLVHVVVLHWRPRRLGPLTVDPLLARKHREHHVDPRDVPLIFIPWRALLWILPGAIAIALLAFPRTGLGLTYLVFLGMLGLVYEWCHYLIHSDYKPASRAYRAVWRNHRQHHYKNEHYWFTVTSAGTADRVLGTYPDAAAIASSPTAKNLHAVTTGR
- a CDS encoding L,D-transpeptidase, with amino-acid sequence MFSVAGMATLLLVSSTGHGLAAAPGPAAVANISPAPGQVVGVAMPVTVTFAGPVADRVAAERSFAVTSANAPQGNFVWLKNDVLQWNPSSYWPAHSTIALSVGGAKTSFEAGASVVGVADIDAHTFTVSIDGQVARSMPASMGKPKHTTPVGSFTALEKQSPVIMDSRTIGIPLSDPEGYKLTVYDAVRVTWGGVYVHAAPWSVASQGNSNVSHGCINLSPDNAGWYYDQVSIGDPIIVQS
- a CDS encoding Pr6Pr family membrane protein; its protein translation is MTSPAPTARAVLRVSLRATIILAVALALIAVELTSRSGVGWRLITFTYQANILAAAYYAWTLFSRRADARTGLRGAVVLYVVVAGVVWNLLLTDRSMGYTPANFLLHVVVPILAVADWMLIGRGAGATKWWQPFVWLAYPAAYLGLALVVLNRAGRRVPYYFLDPGSVGLAAVAMNVTVLAAGFLGLGYVLLAVARPRPANA
- a CDS encoding DUF7159 family protein gives rise to the protein MDAVLGLSMTPTSVGLVLVEGQDADGATMDRDSFAVGDDRTITSEQATAAVLRTEAMAATRGLRLHSIGVTWSEDADEQASMLMESLSESGFDNVVAIRMPEATEALARGIAEVLGYPTTAVCVVEPESVISLIVNTSDGAVQTAFNHTIDSDDALISWLSTIFARADWAPEALVVVGSAGHLEPILDRLEDALSVPVFAPEEAKLALARGAALASAQSNDMPFGLFDGDGFVVDARHDSGQGRAFGARRRTLTSVGPVAMLAVGVVTFVVSVSIAVSLQLSPPRTAQPSPAPAAKVEPADVVRAVPPALPPPAAIPAAPVVEAAPPPPPPEALPPLYEEPPVAVADTPAEAPYVEQAPADAVPVAPGLAPPVDPALAPPLAGTPLPPSVAPAYVPPVPTKKPGILTRIKEKLTPGPG
- a CDS encoding threonine ammonia-lyase, with translation MRLVTLDDIRAAAERIRGSVVRTPLIPAPWGDPDRPLWLKPENLQAIGAFKVRGAFNAIARLDEATRASGVVAYSSGNHAQAVAYAAAKYGISASIVMPEETPLVKIAATRSHGAEVVLCAAGERERVADEVVARTGGVLIPPFDHPDVIAGQGTIGLEIVEDLPDVANVIVPVSGAGLASGIGTAVKALAPRAKVIGAEPELAGDTAAGLAAGHRVDWSIADRNRTIADGLRSQPSQLTFAHVQKLLDGVITVSENDIRDAVRDIALRAHLVAEPSGATALAAYRRGPTPPGPTVVIVSGGNVEPALLAEILTGSPGEHQR
- a CDS encoding acyl-CoA thioesterase, giving the protein MVSVCQPTRGCKGVGVTDAFSLPIVPRYAEVDQQGVVFNGHYLTWFDEASTAFFDYLGLPFTEFAAWGLDVQVVHADVDFLAPVRWRDAVRVETRCAATGTTSFTLRFDVLRRRRDGADVVAVRGRNVYVVVSTDDWTKREIPTGLRAALTSVAGQGRNAVDDGVEKGTVTP
- the speB gene encoding agmatinase; its protein translation is MSHDHGPHRELPPGMAEQLDLPYAGLATFGHRPFLTELEQLDSWQPDVAIVGAPFDVGTTNRPGARYGPRAIRATAYEPGTYHMDLGLEIFDWLEVVDFGDAYCPHGQTEVSHANIKERVAAVASRGIVPVVLGGDHSITWPSATAVADVHGYGNVGIVHFDAHADTADIIEGNLASHGTPMRRLIESGAVPGTHFVQVGLRGYWPPQDTFEWMQEQGMVWHTMQEIWERGFKAVMVDAVGEALAKADKLYLSVDIDVLDPAHAPGTGTPEPGGITSVDLLRMVRQLCYEHDVAGVDVVEVSPAYDHAELTVNAAHRVVFEALAGMAARRRDAAGAEMGPPGRRPPS